Part of the Aciduliprofundum boonei T469 genome is shown below.
GGAACAAATTCTCGTGTGTTTATTGCATTTGACTACTATGGAGATAATGGACTCTTCAACGAATATCAATGGTATGTATCAGTTATAAACAATAGTTATTTAGGAGACAATAATTGGAAATTAAACGAAATAACTCAATATGAATTTGATAATTGCCAATACCCATCCATTGCAGACTCCGGAAACACTATTTATGTGGTATTTCAAGAAGAGTTCTCAAGTGAAGATTACGATATATATATTACAACCTCTACAAATAACGGTAACTCTTGGAGCTCACCTTGGCCAGTAACATTAAGCTCTGATGATGAGGAATATCCATGGGTGGTTGCCTATGGCCAAAATGTATATGTTTTCTATTTAGATAACACCACCGGATATATTTCAATAATTGAATCAAATGATGGAGGTCAAAGTTGGAGCAATCCAATCACAGTAAGTGATAATGGTACAGGAATAAGCGTATATCGCACTGTCTCAGCAATGTATGCCGGTGGAAAGCTCTATGTTGTTTGGACAGATTCTAGAAGCGGTAATGGAGATATATACTTCGACAAAACAGAAGTGCCAGAATTTCACGACTTTGCAATACTTATAATCCCGTTGCTTGCAATAATAGTAATTTCAAGAAGAAGAAAGAATAAACAATAAAAATAAGGGGGAAGGATTACTCCCTCTTCATCTCTATTTCGATGGAAGAGACATTTGTTTCTCCTTTCTCGCTCTGCAAGCTCTCTGTGCCTATCTTTATTTCTCCATACTGCAAGCTTGGTACAAAGCGGTTGCGGACAATTTCTGCAACATCAACGGCCTTACTTATGGCCTTTCCTCTTGCCTTCAAAATCACAGTGTTCACACCACTGTTAAACTGTGTCACAACAGCGAGTACATAGTTCATTGTTGGCTTCTTTCCTACGAATACAACGTTTTCTTCTGCCATTTTTCATCGCCTCCTTATTTTCTGGGTATTTGAGGAATAGGATTTCTCTATTTATATTTTTCTTTGAAAAAAAGGAAGAAATCAGAGTTTGTTTCTTTTCTCCCTCCATGATGCCCACATATATAGGAATGTTGGAAGTATGAACACTGAGAGAACAAAGCTGTATAGAATTGAGAGTGCGGCAATTTCCCCAAACTGCTGTATTGGAGGCATTGAAGATAACATCAAAGTTCCAAATCCCGCCATAGTGGTAGCAGCAGCACCGAATATAGATGTACCAGTATGTCTAACCGTTTTCTTCACTGCATCTTCTATGCTCTTCTCTCTCTCCCAATCTTCCAAGAATCTGTGAGTTATATGAATTGCATAGGTAATTCCAAGACCTATCGTCAAAGAGGTTATGGTAACTGTTACTACATTGAAATTTATGCCCAAAGCATACATGCTTCCAAGAAGCCAGAGTAGAGCTAACACAACAGGAATCGATGTTATTAATCCAAGAATCCAGCTCCTTTTCTCGTACAAGAACACTATTGTAAGGACTATTAGGGATGCAATCACCGTTATCATCAGAGAGCGCCATTGGCTACCCTCTAGCATATCAAGAATGTGGAATGTGAGAAGATTTGTACCAGTGGGTATGGCCTTCAATCCCGCATCTTTCAGA
Proteins encoded:
- the albA gene encoding DNA-binding protein Alba, with amino-acid sequence MAEENVVFVGKKPTMNYVLAVVTQFNSGVNTVILKARGKAISKAVDVAEIVRNRFVPSLQYGEIKIGTESLQSEKGETNVSSIEIEMKRE